From Kamptonema formosum PCC 6407, a single genomic window includes:
- a CDS encoding Tic20 family protein — translation MTWRGSTTVPERIFACLPYLLPLIDGLQFGQFLFRQFPVLGLFFVPIVPVLKIYQTVPFAGLIIFFGLYLGVVRNENINHFIRFNAMQAILIDIILILCSLILGIFAGGQVSFVIQTLFNMVFLGLVSAFVYAVVQSLLGRYAEIPPLSDAVYMQVR, via the coding sequence ATGACTTGGCGCGGCTCTACGACTGTTCCCGAACGCATTTTTGCTTGTTTGCCTTATCTGTTGCCCTTGATTGACGGGCTACAGTTTGGTCAGTTCTTATTTCGACAGTTTCCAGTGCTAGGGCTATTTTTTGTGCCGATAGTTCCAGTGCTAAAGATTTACCAAACAGTACCGTTTGCTGGGTTGATTATCTTTTTTGGCTTGTATTTGGGCGTGGTAAGAAACGAAAATATTAATCACTTTATTCGTTTCAATGCGATGCAGGCTATTCTGATCGACATTATTTTGATTCTGTGCAGTTTGATTTTGGGAATTTTTGCTGGTGGTCAAGTCAGTTTTGTGATTCAGACTCTTTTTAACATGGTGTTTCTAGGTCTGGTGTCAGCATTTGTTTATGCTGTAGTTCAGTCTCTATTAGGACGTTATGCAGAAATTCCTCCGCTGTCGGATGCAGTTTATATGCAGGTACGGTGA
- the glyA gene encoding serine hydroxymethyltransferase, whose product MSDTNLELLGKTDPLVADLIGKELQRQRDHLELIASENFTSAAVLAAQGSVLTNKYAEGLPTKRYYGGCEFIDSVEQLAIDRAKQLFGAAHANVQPHSGAQANFAVFLALLEPGDTIMGMDLSHGGHLTHGSPVNVSGKWFKVHHYGVSRETEQLDYAEILELAKQHRPKLLICGYSAYSRTIDFEKFRAIADEVGAYLLADIAHIAGLVATGHHPSPLTHCHVVTTTTHKTLRGPRGGLILTNDPELGKKLDKAVFPGNQGGPLEHVIAGKAVAFGEALKPEFKIYSGQVIENARAMAAQLLDRGLKIVSGGTDNHLMLVDLRSLPMTGKRADQLVSGVNITANKNTVPFDPESPFVTSGLRLGTPAMTTRGMGTTEFIEIANIIADRLLQPEDEAVTAECRQRVATLCDRFPLYPHLNLRVAALA is encoded by the coding sequence GTGAGCGATACTAACTTAGAATTACTGGGCAAGACCGATCCCTTAGTTGCCGATTTGATCGGTAAAGAACTCCAACGGCAGCGGGATCACTTAGAACTCATAGCCAGCGAAAACTTCACGTCAGCAGCAGTTTTAGCAGCTCAAGGTTCTGTCTTGACCAACAAGTATGCAGAAGGTCTACCCACCAAACGCTATTACGGCGGCTGCGAATTTATCGATAGTGTAGAACAACTGGCTATAGATCGCGCCAAACAGCTATTTGGGGCCGCCCACGCCAACGTCCAGCCCCACTCTGGAGCTCAGGCTAATTTTGCAGTCTTCTTAGCGCTGCTGGAGCCTGGAGACACGATTATGGGCATGGACTTGTCTCACGGCGGACATTTAACTCATGGTTCCCCTGTCAACGTATCTGGCAAGTGGTTCAAAGTTCATCACTATGGCGTGAGCCGGGAAACAGAACAGTTAGACTATGCTGAAATATTAGAACTAGCAAAACAGCATCGACCAAAATTGTTGATTTGCGGTTATTCAGCTTATTCTCGTACAATCGACTTCGAGAAATTTAGAGCGATCGCAGACGAAGTAGGTGCATACCTCCTCGCCGACATCGCCCACATCGCCGGTCTAGTCGCAACAGGACACCACCCCAGCCCCCTCACTCACTGTCACGTCGTCACCACCACCACCCACAAAACCCTCCGGGGCCCCAGAGGCGGCTTAATTTTGACAAACGACCCAGAACTGGGTAAAAAGCTGGATAAGGCAGTTTTCCCCGGCAACCAGGGAGGGCCCTTAGAGCACGTCATTGCCGGCAAAGCCGTAGCCTTTGGCGAAGCCTTAAAGCCAGAATTTAAAATCTACTCCGGCCAAGTGATTGAAAATGCTCGCGCAATGGCTGCTCAATTGCTGGATCGGGGGTTAAAGATTGTCTCAGGTGGAACCGACAACCACTTGATGCTAGTTGACTTGCGATCGCTCCCCATGACAGGCAAACGAGCAGATCAACTGGTCAGTGGGGTTAACATTACAGCCAATAAAAACACCGTACCCTTCGATCCAGAGTCACCCTTCGTCACCAGCGGCCTGCGGTTAGGAACACCAGCAATGACCACAAGGGGGATGGGAACCACAGAATTTATCGAAATTGCCAATATTATTGCCGATCGCCTGCTACAACCAGAAGATGAAGCAGTGACAGCAGAATGTCGCCAAAGGGTAGCTACTTTGTGCGATCGCTTCCCCCTCTACCCTCACCTCAACTTGAGAGTAGCAGCCCTAGCTTGA
- a CDS encoding glycosyltransferase family 4 protein — protein sequence MSHHLYHLVAFLVSAIVVLSSTPLVKKIGIASGRVDHPGGRKVHDRPMVRLGGVSIFLGTLTALLIVWWSGGFLDATGQNLNPQDEYEIWGVTIGGLAFFLIGLADDLFSLSAFTRLLMQVSVASIAWWVGVRIDFLTIPTMGLVPIEILSLPVTVIWLVGMANAINWIDGLDGLAAGVSGIAAVVMLIVSLFMHQPAAALIAAALAGGSLGFLRYNFNPAQIFMGDGGAYFMGFTLAGVGVIGLVKTTAVTSVLLPYLILAVPILDMSAVILDRLRNGKSPFIADKRHLHHRLLEAGLSQRLTVLFIYSLTLWVGSLALAFSGIPSGLVYALSATGLLGYTSWKVWRHAAKN from the coding sequence ATGTCGCACCATCTGTACCACCTGGTTGCCTTTCTCGTTTCAGCGATAGTAGTCCTGTCGAGTACGCCGCTTGTCAAAAAAATTGGCATAGCTAGCGGTCGCGTGGATCACCCTGGTGGACGCAAAGTACACGATCGCCCGATGGTGCGTTTGGGAGGTGTGTCTATTTTTCTAGGCACATTAACCGCTTTGCTAATTGTCTGGTGGTCGGGAGGCTTTCTTGATGCCACCGGACAAAATCTCAACCCCCAAGATGAGTATGAAATCTGGGGCGTTACCATCGGTGGTCTTGCATTTTTCTTGATCGGTTTGGCAGATGACTTATTTTCTCTCTCTGCCTTCACTCGCCTGCTGATGCAAGTCAGCGTTGCCAGCATTGCCTGGTGGGTTGGCGTGCGGATCGACTTTCTGACAATTCCGACAATGGGACTGGTACCCATTGAAATCCTCAGTTTACCCGTGACAGTAATTTGGCTAGTTGGTATGGCAAATGCCATCAACTGGATTGACGGTTTAGACGGTTTGGCCGCAGGGGTTTCAGGCATTGCTGCCGTAGTGATGCTAATTGTCAGTCTGTTCATGCACCAACCGGCCGCCGCCTTAATTGCTGCTGCCTTAGCTGGCGGTTCCCTGGGATTTCTACGCTACAACTTCAATCCGGCCCAAATTTTTATGGGAGACGGTGGTGCCTATTTTATGGGATTTACCCTAGCTGGAGTGGGAGTAATTGGCTTAGTTAAAACTACTGCTGTCACCTCTGTTTTGTTGCCGTACTTGATTTTAGCGGTGCCAATTTTGGATATGTCGGCTGTAATTCTCGATCGCTTGCGTAACGGTAAGTCGCCATTTATTGCGGACAAACGCCACCTTCACCACCGACTGCTAGAAGCAGGACTTTCGCAGCGATTAACGGTTTTGTTTATTTACTCCTTAACTCTGTGGGTAGGAAGTTTAGCCCTAGCTTTTTCAGGAATTCCTAGCGGCTTAGTTTACGCCTTGAGTGCTACAGGCTTGCTAGGGTACACAAGCTGGAAAGTCTGGAGACACGCGGCTAAAAATTAA
- a CDS encoding competence/damage-inducible protein A, producing the protein MVAEIICVGTELLLGDILNSNAQFLAQQLASLGIPHYYQTVVGDNPERIKQVLEIAMGRSQILLFTGGLGPTPDDLTVETIADFFETPLTERPEIIADIEQKFAQRGRVMSPSNRKQALIPEGADILPNSSGSAPGIIWQPRPNLTIMTFPGVPAEMHLMWQETAVPHLRNQGWCSQIIYSRTLRFWGITESALAEKVNDFFNLANPTVAPYANHGEVKLRISARAESAGEATKLILPVEEKLRQIAGLDCYGADSDSLASVVGQLLLDAGETLAVAESCTGGGLGAMLTSIAGSSNYFLGGIISYDNRVKVGLLDVNPEDLAKFGAVSRTVAKQMAAGVRSRLETTYGLSITGIAGPGGGSEDKPVGLVYIGLARPNGEVEAFKYRFGTLRDRNWIRNLSACTALDQLRRKLLG; encoded by the coding sequence ATGGTTGCTGAAATTATTTGTGTTGGTACAGAGTTACTGCTAGGCGATATTCTCAATAGCAATGCCCAGTTTTTAGCGCAGCAATTGGCAAGTTTGGGGATTCCCCACTACTACCAAACTGTAGTCGGGGACAATCCAGAACGGATTAAACAGGTGTTAGAGATAGCAATGGGGCGATCGCAGATCCTCCTATTTACAGGCGGCCTGGGCCCAACTCCCGACGACCTCACAGTAGAAACCATCGCTGACTTTTTTGAGACTCCCCTAACTGAACGTCCCGAAATTATCGCAGACATTGAGCAGAAATTTGCTCAACGGGGGCGCGTGATGAGTCCTAGCAACCGCAAACAAGCTTTAATTCCCGAAGGGGCTGATATTCTACCTAATTCTAGCGGTAGTGCTCCTGGGATTATTTGGCAGCCCCGCCCAAACCTAACAATCATGACTTTTCCGGGAGTACCTGCGGAAATGCACCTGATGTGGCAAGAAACTGCCGTACCCCATCTGCGGAATCAGGGATGGTGCAGCCAAATAATTTACAGTCGCACTTTAAGATTTTGGGGGATAACAGAATCAGCTTTAGCAGAAAAAGTAAATGATTTTTTTAACTTAGCTAACCCTACCGTCGCTCCCTACGCTAATCATGGTGAAGTCAAGCTGCGAATCTCAGCTCGCGCCGAGTCAGCAGGGGAAGCTACAAAATTGATTTTACCAGTAGAGGAAAAGTTGAGACAGATAGCTGGACTTGACTGTTATGGTGCTGACAGTGATAGTTTAGCGTCAGTTGTTGGTCAACTATTGCTAGATGCAGGTGAAACTTTGGCTGTGGCGGAGTCTTGCACTGGTGGCGGGTTGGGAGCGATGCTGACCAGTATAGCTGGCAGTTCTAACTACTTTTTAGGGGGAATTATTTCCTACGACAACCGAGTTAAAGTAGGGCTATTGGATGTTAATCCAGAAGACTTAGCTAAATTTGGCGCGGTAAGCCGTACAGTGGCAAAACAAATGGCTGCGGGAGTGCGATCGCGCCTAGAAACTACTTATGGTTTGAGTATTACAGGAATTGCTGGGCCTGGAGGAGGGAGTGAGGATAAACCAGTGGGATTGGTTTATATCGGTTTAGCGCGGCCTAATGGTGAAGTAGAAGCTTTTAAATATCGCTTTGGTACTCTGCGCGATCGCAACTGGATTCGGAATCTGAGCGCCTGTACAGCCCTCGATCAGTTGCGGCGAAAACTCTTAGGGTGA
- a CDS encoding DUF1823 family protein has translation MSDLLPLTIETIWAIINEEIDDATVNQLVWYCLGYRCDGDGNWNNANVPQVWRDEYPQPPDFIESRPATVKLTRSIPQENKQLLKEKLGFKGYKIGEFGPRQTRRATAANWLMSYMVDGRC, from the coding sequence ATGTCTGACTTGCTGCCACTCACTATCGAAACTATTTGGGCAATTATTAACGAAGAAATAGACGATGCTACTGTCAATCAGTTAGTTTGGTACTGTTTGGGCTATCGTTGCGACGGTGACGGTAATTGGAATAACGCTAATGTTCCACAGGTATGGCGGGATGAATATCCACAACCGCCGGATTTTATAGAGTCTCGCCCTGCGACGGTTAAGCTGACTCGTTCGATTCCGCAGGAGAATAAGCAGTTGCTTAAGGAAAAGTTGGGTTTTAAGGGCTACAAAATTGGGGAGTTTGGGCCTCGGCAGACTCGTCGGGCGACGGCGGCTAATTGGCTGATGAGTTATATGGTGGATGGGCGCTGTTGA
- the gap gene encoding type I glyceraldehyde-3-phosphate dehydrogenase: MATLKVGINGFGRIGRLVVRAGINNPQIEFVGINDLVPADNLAYLFKYDSTHGTYPGTVEAKEGGISIDGRFIPCTAIRNPTELPWGKLGADYVVESTGLFTDAEGASKHLAGGAKRVVLSAPTKDPEKVPTFLVGVNHHNFDPAKDTIVSNASCTTNCLAPIAKVINDNFGLEEGLMTTVHAMTATQPTVDGPSQKDWRGGRGASQNIIPSSTGAAKAVTLVLPELKGKLTGMAFRVPTPDVSVVDLTFRTAKETTYDEICAAMKQASEGELKGILGYTEDEVVSMDFRGDARSSIFDKKAGIGLNSKFFKVVSWYDNEWGYSNRVIDLMLSMAEKDGILKA, from the coding sequence ATGGCCACCTTAAAAGTTGGTATAAATGGATTTGGTCGCATTGGACGCTTAGTAGTCCGCGCGGGCATCAATAATCCCCAAATCGAGTTTGTTGGTATTAATGACTTAGTGCCGGCAGATAACCTAGCTTATTTGTTCAAATACGATTCAACTCACGGCACTTACCCCGGTACTGTTGAAGCCAAAGAAGGCGGCATTTCTATTGACGGGCGCTTTATTCCCTGTACTGCGATTAGAAACCCTACGGAATTACCTTGGGGCAAATTAGGTGCTGATTATGTAGTAGAATCTACGGGGTTATTTACTGATGCTGAAGGAGCTTCAAAACACTTAGCTGGTGGAGCAAAACGAGTAGTGCTCTCCGCACCCACAAAAGATCCTGAAAAAGTACCGACATTCTTAGTAGGCGTTAATCACCACAATTTTGACCCTGCTAAAGATACCATTGTTTCTAATGCTAGCTGTACCACTAATTGCCTAGCTCCGATTGCCAAAGTTATTAATGATAATTTTGGTTTAGAAGAAGGTTTGATGACAACTGTTCACGCGATGACTGCCACTCAACCAACAGTAGATGGCCCTAGTCAGAAAGATTGGCGCGGCGGACGCGGCGCTTCGCAAAATATTATTCCCTCTTCTACAGGTGCAGCTAAAGCTGTCACCTTGGTATTGCCAGAATTAAAAGGTAAACTTACCGGGATGGCTTTTCGCGTACCGACTCCAGATGTATCGGTAGTTGACCTTACCTTTCGCACGGCAAAGGAAACTACCTACGATGAGATTTGTGCAGCAATGAAGCAAGCTTCTGAGGGTGAATTGAAAGGCATTCTCGGCTACACAGAAGATGAAGTAGTTTCAATGGATTTTAGAGGTGATGCTCGTTCCAGCATTTTTGATAAGAAAGCCGGAATTGGACTTAATTCTAAGTTCTTCAAAGTTGTTTCTTGGTATGACAATGAGTGGGGTTATTCTAACCGCGTCATTGATTTGATGCTATCGATGGCTGAAAAGGATGGAATTTTGAAAGCTTAG
- a CDS encoding Mo-dependent nitrogenase C-terminal domain-containing protein → MYIYSNVSPQPPAIHNSIFDSLLQPMRDRIDRIEICDRNFAHTACKLIPSQCPFARDIQLFGRTLFHIPPMCKINPLYDQLMSLRFRALTYLADVCGEDITCYSNRQGG, encoded by the coding sequence ATGTACATCTACAGCAACGTCTCCCCCCAACCTCCCGCAATCCACAACAGCATCTTTGATTCCCTGCTACAGCCAATGCGCGATCGCATTGATAGAATTGAAATCTGCGATCGCAACTTTGCCCACACCGCCTGCAAACTAATCCCCTCTCAATGCCCCTTCGCGCGAGACATACAGCTATTTGGGCGCACCCTCTTCCACATTCCGCCTATGTGCAAAATCAACCCCCTTTACGACCAATTAATGAGCTTGCGCTTCCGAGCTCTGACTTACCTCGCAGACGTTTGTGGCGAAGACATCACCTGCTATAGCAACCGCCAAGGCGGTTAG
- a CDS encoding Uma2 family endonuclease: MLLYDRTSPSNLPTAESLPYSDETPVDSELQDIIPHLLKSILALIWANRDDWFFGIDMAWYYDPNQPAIVPDGFLSLGVPRIKGENLRLSYVTWEENGIIPLLAIEVVSKTPGGEYKRKKLEYARLGVLYYVIYAPRRRKPHLTIYKLDRGKYQLVTNNPVWMPEIGLGIGSEQGIYEGIAREWLYWYDREGNRYPTEAEARLEAQNREQQQRQRAEQLAARLRALGIDPEEG, from the coding sequence ATGCTACTCTACGATCGCACTTCCCCATCAAATTTACCCACCGCCGAGTCACTGCCTTACTCAGATGAAACACCAGTGGATAGCGAATTACAAGATATCATTCCTCACCTGTTAAAATCTATTCTTGCTTTAATTTGGGCAAATCGAGATGACTGGTTTTTTGGGATTGATATGGCTTGGTATTATGACCCCAATCAACCAGCGATAGTACCGGATGGTTTTTTAAGTTTAGGAGTGCCAAGGATTAAAGGGGAAAACCTGCGATTGAGCTACGTTACTTGGGAAGAAAATGGTATCATTCCCCTGTTGGCTATCGAAGTAGTATCGAAAACTCCCGGCGGGGAATATAAGCGCAAAAAATTAGAATATGCTCGGTTAGGAGTGTTGTATTATGTAATTTATGCTCCCCGCCGTCGCAAACCTCATTTAACTATTTATAAACTCGATCGAGGTAAATATCAATTAGTTACAAATAATCCCGTTTGGATGCCAGAAATCGGTTTGGGAATAGGTTCCGAACAGGGAATTTATGAGGGAATTGCGCGAGAGTGGTTATATTGGTACGATCGCGAAGGAAATCGATATCCGACTGAGGCGGAGGCGCGACTGGAAGCTCAAAATCGGGAACAGCAGCAGCGACAACGGGCGGAACAATTGGCAGCAAGGTTGAGAGCGCTAGGAATTGACCCAGAGGAAGGTTAA
- a CDS encoding aldo/keto reductase, giving the protein MRNITLGQNGPAVTPLCIGTWAWGDKLFWNYGSNYGATEVEEAFKASLDAGVNFFDTAEVYGNGLSEELLGQFMKKTSQPVQIATKYGPMPLRITAKSVADALTASLKRLQVEQVALYQVHWPYTFLMNQETLMNALAEEVKQGRIQAVGVSNYTAEQMTLAHKILSRQGVPLATNQVRYSLLSRQVEKKKIVDSARELGVTILAYSPLAQGLLTGKYSAQEQPVGARKLDSRFSKTGLEKIALVMSTLRKIGKKYDRTPAQVALNWLIAQDGVIPIPGAKTPKQARENAGALGWSLSGDEVNQLDLMTRPWLE; this is encoded by the coding sequence GTGAGAAACATTACTTTGGGACAAAATGGGCCAGCCGTTACTCCTCTGTGCATCGGAACTTGGGCGTGGGGTGATAAACTTTTTTGGAATTACGGCAGCAATTATGGTGCAACAGAAGTAGAGGAAGCATTTAAGGCATCTCTAGACGCAGGCGTAAACTTCTTTGATACAGCCGAAGTCTACGGTAATGGCTTGTCAGAGGAATTGTTGGGACAGTTTATGAAGAAAACCTCTCAACCTGTACAGATTGCTACAAAATACGGCCCGATGCCTTTACGAATCACAGCTAAATCAGTTGCAGATGCCTTAACAGCTAGTTTAAAACGCTTGCAGGTTGAGCAAGTAGCTCTTTATCAAGTGCATTGGCCTTATACTTTTTTGATGAACCAAGAAACGTTGATGAATGCTTTAGCGGAGGAGGTGAAACAGGGTAGAATTCAGGCAGTAGGTGTGAGCAATTATACGGCTGAACAGATGACTTTAGCTCACAAGATATTATCACGTCAAGGCGTGCCGTTGGCAACGAATCAAGTACGATACTCGCTGCTATCGCGGCAAGTAGAAAAGAAAAAGATTGTCGATTCAGCTCGCGAATTAGGTGTAACTATTTTAGCTTACAGCCCCTTAGCGCAGGGATTACTTACAGGTAAGTATAGCGCTCAAGAGCAGCCTGTGGGAGCGCGTAAATTAGATTCCCGTTTTAGTAAAACTGGGTTAGAAAAAATTGCCCTAGTGATGTCTACATTGCGAAAAATTGGTAAAAAATATGACCGCACTCCCGCTCAAGTTGCGCTAAATTGGCTGATAGCTCAGGATGGTGTAATTCCAATTCCGGGGGCGAAAACGCCAAAACAAGCGCGGGAAAATGCTGGTGCTTTAGGTTGGAGTTTGAGCGGAGATGAAGTTAATCAATTAGATTTGATGACTCGTCCTTGGCTGGAGTAA
- a CDS encoding GAF domain-containing protein — MNHTMPQDSLQIILDRLANNLKRDVLVQENLNNIRFTLDIDRVVLYYFYKHWKGQVTCESVNSSDLSIFGSTGPDECFNGEYAALYEAGRVRAIPDIETEPIEACHRNLLRTMKVRANLVVPILTRGGLWGLLIAHHCSGPHPWLASDIEFMQEKAKDIATAPVVIDN; from the coding sequence ATGAATCATACCATGCCCCAGGATAGTTTGCAAATCATCCTTGACCGTCTCGCTAATAATCTTAAACGGGATGTATTAGTTCAAGAAAACCTCAACAATATCAGATTTACTCTTGATATTGACCGGGTAGTTTTGTATTATTTTTACAAGCACTGGAAAGGGCAAGTAACTTGCGAGTCAGTAAATTCTAGCGATTTATCTATTTTTGGTTCGACGGGGCCCGATGAATGTTTTAATGGTGAATATGCTGCTTTGTACGAAGCGGGACGAGTGAGAGCAATTCCAGATATTGAAACTGAACCAATAGAAGCTTGCCATAGAAATTTGCTTCGCACTATGAAAGTCCGTGCTAATTTAGTAGTACCTATTTTAACTCGCGGTGGCCTGTGGGGTTTGTTAATTGCTCATCATTGTAGTGGGCCTCATCCCTGGTTAGCTTCAGATATTGAATTCATGCAAGAAAAGGCAAAAGATATCGCAACTGCCCCTGTAGTTATAGATAATTAA